Proteins from a genomic interval of Inquilinus sp. Marseille-Q2685:
- a CDS encoding thioredoxin domain-containing protein, with translation MPNRLAQETSPYLLQHADNPVDWQPWGPEAFARARAENKPVLLSVGYAACHWCHVMAHESFEDPATAAVMNELFVAIKVDREERPDVDTIYQSALAMLGQQGGWPLTMFLTPDGAPFWGGTYFPPTSRWGRPGFTDVLRALSAAYADEPEKVTSNVAALAEALAKQSENQPGAGLSLEVLDQVAERLAGQFDPVWGGLRGAPKFPQPGLLELLWRGWRRSRRTPWRDAVLRTLTAMSQGGIYDHLGGGFARYSTDEEWLAPHFEKMLYDNAQLIELLTLAWQETRDPLYAARVEETVAWIEREMIAEGGAFAATLDADSEGEEGRFYVWSEAEIDAVLGEHSAAFKQAYDVTPGGNWEGKTILNRRRDPVLRDAGTEAALAAGRAVLLERRAGRVRPGWDDKVLADWNGLMIAALAHAGQAFDRPAWIRLAETAFAAVVRQLGHGDRLAHAWRRGKATAPGLLEDYADMAAAALALHEATETTAYLEHAKLWTVVLDRHFWDGGRGGYFLTADDGEALIVRTKSAYDAAVPSGNGIMLGVLTRLHHLTGDRLYALRADSLIAAFTGELQRNFIPLATWLNRAEDRMEPLQIVIIGPRDDPATRALLRAVHGRSLPGRMLLRLDPGAALPDEHPAAGKAMLDGQPTAYLCRGPVCQAPVTTPQALLELIGS, from the coding sequence ATGCCGAACCGCCTCGCCCAGGAGACCAGCCCCTATCTGCTGCAGCACGCCGACAACCCGGTGGACTGGCAGCCCTGGGGCCCGGAGGCTTTCGCCCGGGCCCGGGCCGAGAACAAGCCGGTGCTGCTGTCGGTCGGCTACGCCGCCTGCCATTGGTGCCATGTGATGGCGCATGAGAGCTTCGAGGACCCCGCTACCGCGGCGGTGATGAACGAGCTGTTCGTGGCGATCAAGGTCGACCGCGAGGAACGGCCGGATGTCGACACCATCTACCAGTCGGCGCTGGCGATGCTGGGCCAGCAGGGCGGCTGGCCGCTGACCATGTTCCTGACCCCGGACGGCGCGCCGTTCTGGGGCGGCACCTATTTCCCGCCGACCAGCCGCTGGGGCCGTCCAGGTTTTACCGACGTGCTGCGCGCCCTGTCCGCCGCCTATGCCGACGAGCCGGAGAAGGTGACCAGCAACGTCGCCGCCCTCGCCGAGGCCCTGGCCAAGCAGTCCGAGAACCAGCCGGGCGCCGGGCTGAGCCTGGAGGTGCTGGACCAGGTGGCGGAACGACTGGCCGGGCAGTTCGACCCGGTGTGGGGCGGGTTGCGCGGCGCGCCGAAATTCCCGCAGCCGGGACTCCTGGAGCTGCTGTGGCGCGGCTGGCGCCGGTCGCGGCGTACGCCGTGGCGCGATGCCGTCCTGCGTACGCTCACCGCGATGAGCCAGGGTGGGATCTACGACCATCTCGGCGGCGGCTTCGCCCGCTACTCCACCGACGAGGAGTGGCTGGCGCCGCATTTCGAGAAGATGCTGTACGACAACGCCCAGCTGATCGAGTTGCTGACCCTGGCCTGGCAGGAGACCCGCGATCCCCTGTACGCCGCCCGGGTCGAGGAGACGGTCGCCTGGATCGAGCGCGAGATGATCGCCGAGGGCGGCGCCTTCGCCGCGACGCTGGATGCCGACAGCGAGGGCGAGGAGGGCCGCTTCTACGTCTGGAGCGAGGCCGAGATCGACGCCGTACTCGGCGAGCATTCGGCCGCGTTCAAGCAGGCGTACGACGTCACGCCGGGCGGCAACTGGGAGGGCAAGACCATCCTCAACCGCCGCCGCGACCCAGTGCTGCGAGATGCCGGGACCGAGGCGGCGCTGGCGGCGGGCCGGGCCGTACTCCTCGAACGTCGGGCCGGACGCGTACGGCCTGGCTGGGACGACAAGGTGCTGGCCGACTGGAACGGGCTGATGATCGCAGCCCTGGCCCATGCCGGCCAGGCCTTCGACCGGCCAGCATGGATCAGGCTGGCCGAGACCGCCTTCGCCGCCGTGGTCCGGCAGCTCGGCCACGGCGACCGCCTGGCGCATGCCTGGCGGCGCGGCAAGGCGACCGCGCCCGGTCTGCTCGAGGACTATGCCGACATGGCGGCGGCGGCGCTGGCGCTGCACGAGGCGACCGAGACCACGGCCTATCTCGAGCACGCCAAGCTGTGGACCGTGGTGCTCGACCGGCACTTCTGGGATGGCGGCCGCGGCGGCTACTTCCTGACCGCGGATGACGGCGAGGCCCTGATCGTCCGCACCAAGAGCGCCTATGACGCCGCGGTCCCGTCCGGCAACGGCATCATGCTGGGGGTGCTGACGCGGCTGCACCATCTGACCGGCGACCGGCTGTATGCGCTGCGCGCCGATTCCCTGATCGCCGCCTTCACCGGCGAGCTGCAGCGCAACTTCATCCCGCTCGCCACCTGGCTGAACCGGGCCGAGGACCGGATGGAGCCGCTGCAAATCGTGATCATCGGTCCAAGGGACGATCCCGCCACCCGGGCGCTGCTGCGGGCGGTGCATGGCCGCTCCCTGCCCGGCCGGATGCTGCTGCGGCTCGACCCCGGCGCGGCGCTGCCGGACGAGCACCCCGCCGCCGGCAAGGCGATGCTGGACGGCCAGCCGACCGCCTATCTCTGCCGCGGGCCGGTGTGCCAGGCCCCGGTCACCACGCCGCAGGCGCTGCTGGAGCTGATCGGATCGTGA
- a CDS encoding methylated-DNA--[protein]-cysteine S-methyltransferase, translating into MTARNRIPVDRATATIDTPVGPVRITVAGGVVAAVDHVQDPPDEALPKDKLLRRAVRQIEEYFAGKRRRFDLPMAPAASPFQARVRQAIIDIPYGEAASYGGVAHILNSGPRAVGQACGRNDLVLLVPCHRVIGAGGTLGGYGSASGLERKRRLLEFEGYPGKFSAN; encoded by the coding sequence GTGACCGCCCGAAACCGTATCCCGGTGGACCGGGCCACCGCCACCATCGACACGCCGGTCGGCCCGGTGCGGATCACCGTCGCCGGCGGGGTTGTGGCCGCGGTCGACCATGTCCAGGACCCGCCCGACGAAGCGCTGCCGAAGGACAAGCTGCTGCGCCGGGCGGTCCGGCAGATCGAGGAATACTTCGCCGGCAAGCGGCGCCGCTTCGACCTGCCGATGGCGCCGGCCGCCAGCCCGTTCCAGGCCCGGGTGCGGCAGGCGATCATAGACATCCCCTATGGCGAGGCGGCGTCCTATGGCGGCGTGGCGCATATCCTGAACAGCGGCCCCCGCGCCGTCGGCCAGGCCTGCGGCCGCAACGACCTGGTGCTGCTGGTGCCCTGCCACCGCGTCATCGGCGCCGGCGGCACCCTCGGCGGCTATGGCAGCGCCTCCGGCCTGGAGCGCAAGCGCAGGCTGCTGGAATTCGAGGGATATCCAGGCAAATTCTCGGCGAATTGA
- a CDS encoding dienelactone hydrolase family protein, translating to MATVTITAADGGRFNAYLARPASGSGPGILVIQEIFGVNAVMRQICDDLASQGYVALCPDLFWRQEPGVDITDKSQAEWDKAFALFNGFNETAGVEDLIASLAALRDLPECTGRAGALGYCLGGRLAFLMATRSDADCAVSYYGVGIDKLLGEASAITRPLMLHIAEKDRFVPPEAQAEIRARMASLPTVTVHAYPGLDHAFARIGGEHYDAAGATLANDRTAAFLKTHLG from the coding sequence ATGGCGACAGTCACCATCACCGCTGCCGATGGCGGCCGCTTCAACGCGTATCTCGCGCGGCCGGCCTCGGGCTCCGGGCCGGGCATCCTCGTCATCCAGGAGATCTTCGGCGTCAACGCGGTGATGCGCCAGATCTGCGACGACCTCGCCTCCCAGGGCTATGTCGCGCTGTGCCCCGACCTGTTCTGGCGGCAGGAGCCGGGCGTCGACATCACCGACAAGTCTCAGGCGGAGTGGGACAAGGCCTTCGCCCTGTTCAACGGCTTCAACGAGACCGCCGGCGTCGAGGACCTGATCGCCTCGCTGGCCGCGCTGCGCGACCTGCCGGAATGCACCGGCCGCGCCGGGGCGCTGGGCTACTGCCTGGGCGGCCGCCTGGCCTTCCTGATGGCCACGCGCTCCGACGCCGACTGCGCCGTCAGCTATTACGGCGTCGGCATCGACAAGCTGCTCGGCGAGGCCAGCGCGATCACCCGGCCGCTGATGCTGCACATCGCCGAGAAGGACCGTTTCGTGCCGCCGGAGGCCCAGGCCGAGATCCGTGCCCGCATGGCGTCGCTGCCGACGGTCACGGTGCACGCCTATCCCGGCCTCGACCACGCCTTCGCCCGCATCGGCGGCGAGCATTACGACGCGGCCGGCGCCACGCTGGCGAACGACCGCACCGCCGCCTTCCTGAAAACCCATCTCGGCTGA
- a CDS encoding quinone oxidoreductase, giving the protein MVHAIRIHENGGPETMRWEAVEVPAPGPGEIRIRHTAIGLNYIDTYIRGGLYKAQLPLVLGQEAAGEVVAVGPDVTDFKPGDRVGYGNGPTGGYAEERVIPADKVVKIPDGVTDRTAAAILLKGLTAWYLLRRTFPVQPGQTILFHAAAGGVGQIAAQWAKHLGATVIGTAGGPEKVALARAAGCDHVIDYSTEDFVSRVRAITGGKGVPVVYDGVGKTTFEGSLDCLSPRGMMVTFGNASGPVAPISPLVLSQKGSLYLTRPTLGSYIATRPEYEAAATELFDVVAKGAVKISIAQTYPLREAAQAHRDLEARKTTGSTVLLP; this is encoded by the coding sequence ATGGTCCACGCCATCCGCATCCATGAGAACGGCGGCCCCGAGACAATGCGCTGGGAGGCCGTCGAGGTGCCGGCGCCTGGCCCCGGCGAGATCCGGATCCGCCACACTGCCATCGGCCTGAACTACATCGACACCTATATCCGCGGCGGCCTCTACAAGGCGCAGCTGCCGCTGGTCCTGGGCCAGGAGGCGGCCGGCGAGGTCGTCGCGGTCGGCCCGGACGTCACCGACTTCAAGCCCGGCGACCGGGTCGGCTACGGCAACGGCCCGACCGGCGGCTATGCCGAGGAACGGGTGATCCCGGCCGACAAGGTGGTGAAGATCCCGGACGGCGTCACCGACCGCACCGCGGCCGCGATCCTGCTGAAGGGCCTCACCGCCTGGTACCTCCTGCGCCGCACCTTCCCGGTGCAGCCGGGCCAGACCATCCTGTTCCACGCCGCGGCCGGCGGCGTCGGCCAGATCGCGGCGCAATGGGCCAAGCATCTCGGCGCCACCGTGATCGGCACCGCCGGCGGGCCGGAGAAGGTGGCGCTGGCCCGCGCCGCCGGCTGCGACCATGTGATCGACTATTCGACCGAGGACTTCGTGTCCCGCGTCCGCGCCATCACCGGCGGCAAGGGCGTGCCGGTGGTCTATGACGGCGTCGGCAAGACCACCTTCGAGGGGTCGCTCGACTGCCTGTCGCCGCGCGGCATGATGGTGACCTTCGGCAACGCCTCCGGTCCGGTGGCACCGATCAGCCCACTGGTGCTGTCGCAGAAGGGCTCGCTGTACCTGACCCGGCCGACGCTCGGCAGCTACATCGCCACCCGGCCGGAATACGAGGCTGCGGCGACGGAGCTGTTCGACGTGGTGGCGAAGGGCGCGGTGAAGATCTCGATCGCCCAGACCTACCCGCTGCGCGAGGCCGCCCAGGCCCATCGCGACCTGGAGGCGCGGAAGACCACGGGGTCGACGGTGCTGCTGCCGTAG
- a CDS encoding glyoxal oxidase codes for MEAAVTEEIHMPWGPIIDSQILAIHAALVATEDVGGRRPRRGGEILYFGGDQHWQQNNIEHLVDASRCFACDAPNGQHAIDYVKSPTDDVFCSGHAFLADGRLMVCGGTQLFPPDAVGGPHGHGEANHFPGHRHCWVYDPQSRKFAEVASLNPQFDGRHLKPGAWVSPVFEQSPGVFAALTIDKLGAMNVVWLDTTAEPVGWNGPVAFGGRDLVPGAWVTPVFEQSPGVFAALTIGRRGTMNVVWLDMNVQPLRWQGPVSFGDNHLQPGGWVSHVFEQSPGVFAALTVDKRGVMNVVWLDTNVQPVGWQGPVGFGGRHLMPGAPISPVFEQAPGVFAALTVGRRGAMNVVWLEMNAQPVGWKGPVGFGDQHLVPGSHMSPVFEQAPGVFTALTVDQRGVMNVVWLDTNVQPVGWKGPVGFGGRHLVPGAPVSPVFEQSPGVFAALMVGKRGAMNVVWLDMNVEPIGWKGPVGFGDEHLVPGAHVSPTFKQSPGVFAALTVDQRGVMNVAWLDTNVQPVGWKGPVGFGGPHLVAGAPVSQVFEQSSGVFAALAAGRSGAMNVVWLDMNIEPVGWRGPVGFGALGGGRWYPTLVTLPSGELFVYAGHPRNDDSRHNPGTSERYDPITDSWALLTPTNGAGEGFPDLYPRLFLLPNGRVFSASALAGYSRCVHFDASTGSAAETVVLPDSHYHGFSAPAVMLPLLPNDGYRPRVLVCGGVTAQYVNLEPAAGTSPSWRSAGIRQGSAAGRIRRHACAVLLPTGQVLMTGGVEDPPSDEVGVNEPEIYTPPIDWVLPIVGPMNTRSAGIYLDIADSKQTGSWVTIEEPSPVVRNYHSTALLMPDGRVWTAGSSIKGAPGDPATQGQLKIAIFTPPYPAGRRPRLTKAPRNVGYGQPFEIETPDAVGIARIALIRCGSVTHAFDADQRYIGLSFMRVGRNKLQVQSPPTPSVAPPGEYMLFLIDRKGRPCIYAKFIRLHRS; via the coding sequence ATGGAAGCCGCGGTCACCGAGGAGATTCACATGCCGTGGGGACCGATCATCGATTCACAGATACTCGCCATTCACGCTGCGCTGGTGGCAACGGAGGACGTCGGAGGTCGTCGCCCGCGGAGAGGTGGAGAGATTCTCTATTTCGGTGGCGATCAGCACTGGCAGCAGAACAACATCGAGCATCTGGTCGATGCATCTCGCTGTTTTGCCTGTGATGCACCGAACGGACAACATGCGATCGATTATGTGAAATCCCCGACAGACGATGTGTTCTGCTCGGGCCACGCTTTCCTGGCGGATGGCCGGCTCATGGTCTGCGGCGGGACACAGCTATTCCCGCCCGATGCGGTCGGAGGTCCGCACGGCCATGGCGAAGCGAACCATTTCCCCGGCCATCGCCATTGCTGGGTTTACGACCCGCAATCGCGAAAGTTCGCAGAGGTCGCATCACTCAATCCGCAATTCGATGGCCGACACCTCAAGCCGGGAGCATGGGTATCACCGGTCTTCGAGCAGAGCCCCGGCGTCTTCGCCGCGCTGACGATAGACAAGCTTGGCGCGATGAACGTGGTCTGGTTGGACACGACCGCCGAGCCCGTCGGTTGGAACGGCCCGGTTGCATTCGGCGGCCGGGACCTTGTCCCCGGCGCGTGGGTGACCCCAGTGTTCGAGCAGAGCCCGGGCGTGTTCGCTGCACTGACGATTGGCCGTCGCGGTACGATGAACGTGGTGTGGCTGGATATGAATGTTCAGCCTCTGCGCTGGCAGGGACCGGTGTCCTTTGGCGACAACCATCTCCAGCCGGGGGGATGGGTGTCCCATGTCTTCGAGCAGAGCCCGGGCGTGTTCGCCGCGCTGACGGTGGACAAGCGCGGCGTGATGAACGTGGTGTGGCTGGATACGAACGTCCAGCCTGTCGGATGGCAAGGACCGGTCGGGTTCGGCGGCCGGCACCTGATGCCCGGGGCGCCGATATCGCCGGTGTTCGAGCAGGCTCCTGGCGTGTTTGCCGCCCTGACGGTGGGCAGGCGCGGTGCCATGAACGTGGTGTGGCTCGAGATGAACGCCCAGCCGGTCGGATGGAAGGGCCCCGTCGGCTTCGGCGACCAGCATCTGGTTCCCGGGTCGCACATGTCGCCGGTGTTCGAGCAGGCCCCAGGCGTGTTCACCGCGCTGACGGTGGACCAGCGGGGCGTGATGAACGTGGTGTGGCTGGACACGAACGTCCAGCCTGTCGGATGGAAAGGTCCGGTCGGGTTCGGCGGCCGGCATCTGGTCCCCGGAGCGCCTGTGTCGCCGGTGTTCGAGCAGAGCCCCGGCGTGTTCGCCGCCCTGATGGTGGGCAAGCGCGGCGCCATGAACGTGGTCTGGCTGGACATGAACGTCGAGCCGATCGGATGGAAGGGCCCCGTGGGCTTCGGCGACGAACATCTGGTTCCCGGAGCGCATGTATCGCCCACCTTCAAGCAGAGCCCCGGCGTGTTCGCCGCGCTGACGGTGGACCAGCGGGGCGTGATGAACGTGGCGTGGCTGGACACGAATGTTCAGCCTGTCGGGTGGAAAGGTCCGGTTGGCTTCGGTGGCCCGCACTTGGTGGCCGGAGCCCCGGTATCGCAGGTTTTTGAGCAGAGCTCCGGCGTGTTCGCCGCGCTGGCGGCAGGCAGGAGCGGCGCCATGAACGTGGTCTGGCTGGATATGAATATCGAGCCCGTCGGATGGAGAGGTCCGGTCGGCTTTGGTGCCCTGGGGGGAGGGCGATGGTATCCGACGCTCGTGACATTGCCTTCGGGTGAGCTGTTCGTCTATGCGGGGCACCCTCGAAACGACGATAGTCGGCACAACCCGGGCACGTCGGAGCGATATGATCCGATCACCGACTCCTGGGCTTTGCTGACGCCCACCAATGGGGCCGGTGAGGGTTTCCCCGACCTCTATCCGCGATTGTTTCTTCTGCCGAATGGGCGCGTGTTCAGCGCATCTGCTCTCGCCGGCTACAGCCGCTGCGTGCACTTCGATGCATCGACCGGCAGTGCGGCAGAGACGGTCGTACTTCCTGACAGCCACTATCACGGCTTCAGCGCCCCTGCCGTGATGCTCCCCCTTCTTCCCAATGACGGCTACCGGCCGCGTGTATTGGTGTGTGGCGGTGTCACGGCCCAATACGTCAATCTGGAACCTGCTGCCGGCACCTCCCCATCCTGGCGATCGGCCGGCATCCGGCAAGGATCCGCTGCCGGAAGAATCCGACGCCATGCTTGCGCCGTTCTTCTTCCAACGGGCCAAGTTCTGATGACGGGAGGCGTGGAGGATCCGCCTTCTGACGAAGTGGGTGTCAACGAACCGGAAATATACACTCCACCGATAGACTGGGTACTGCCAATAGTCGGCCCAATGAACACGAGATCCGCTGGGATCTACCTGGACATCGCCGATAGTAAGCAAACGGGGAGTTGGGTGACGATCGAGGAGCCGTCACCGGTTGTTCGGAACTACCATTCGACGGCGCTGCTGATGCCGGATGGGCGCGTGTGGACCGCGGGCTCGAGCATCAAAGGTGCGCCGGGCGACCCAGCAACCCAAGGTCAACTCAAGATCGCGATTTTTACTCCGCCCTACCCCGCCGGAAGACGGCCCAGGCTGACGAAGGCCCCGCGCAATGTAGGGTATGGACAGCCATTCGAGATCGAGACACCAGACGCTGTCGGCATTGCCCGCATCGCCCTCATCCGCTGTGGATCCGTTACTCACGCCTTCGACGCGGATCAGCGATACATCGGCCTTTCCTTTATGCGAGTTGGTCGAAACAAGCTGCAGGTGCAGTCGCCACCGACACCTTCAGTCGCTCCGCCGGGAGAATACATGCTCTTTCTGATTGACAGGAAAGGACGCCCTTGTATCTACGCCAAGTTTATTCGGCTTCATCGAAGCTAG
- a CDS encoding TetR/AcrR family transcriptional regulator yields MTCPFTEMLPPPAAAGRKPDQILKAAYGVFLEQGYGAASMDAIAREAGVSKATLYAHFASKEELFAAIVGSACRAFERLAAMSPPPDDLRAALMEAGGTLLRFILHPDVIKVYRNVLAEAARFPELGRAMYEAGPGQGKAHLTTFFAAANARGVLAIPDPELAAEQFGAMILGHMKMRLELGIEIPSEERIERGLRSGVDAFLRAYAVPAAPTV; encoded by the coding sequence ATGACCTGCCCCTTCACCGAGATGCTTCCGCCGCCAGCCGCCGCCGGCCGGAAGCCGGACCAGATCCTGAAGGCGGCGTATGGCGTCTTCCTGGAGCAGGGCTACGGCGCGGCCAGCATGGATGCGATCGCGCGCGAGGCCGGCGTGTCCAAGGCCACGCTCTACGCCCATTTCGCCAGCAAGGAGGAACTGTTCGCGGCCATCGTCGGCAGCGCCTGCCGCGCCTTCGAGCGACTGGCGGCGATGTCGCCGCCGCCGGACGACCTGCGGGCCGCGCTGATGGAGGCCGGCGGCACGCTGCTGCGCTTCATCCTGCACCCGGACGTGATCAAGGTGTATCGCAACGTGCTGGCGGAGGCCGCCCGGTTCCCGGAGCTCGGCCGGGCGATGTACGAGGCCGGCCCGGGCCAGGGCAAGGCGCATCTGACGACGTTCTTCGCCGCCGCCAATGCGCGCGGCGTGCTGGCGATACCGGACCCGGAGCTGGCGGCCGAGCAGTTCGGCGCGATGATCCTCGGCCACATGAAGATGCGGCTCGAGCTCGGCATCGAGATCCCGAGCGAGGAGCGGATCGAGCGCGGCCTCAGGAGCGGCGTCGACGCCTTCCTGCGTGCCTACGCCGTCCCGGCCGCGCCGACGGTGTGA
- a CDS encoding HlyD family secretion protein translates to MRKPIIVVAAVAAIAAAGFFGYRWWTVDRFFETTDNAYVQSDTTTLSPQVEGAVTAVLVTDNQMVKAGDPLVRIDDRDYRAQLAQAKAELSAQQAALASIEQQLALQDALIAQAKASVDQAEATLTQSGNDLERARRLWETRNGSQQAFETADTDHKRAEAALASARAALTNQQGQTAILQASRRQAEAQIERLTAAVDLAQISLDRTVIHAPVAGVVGNKGVEVGQYVRPGTQLLSIVPLPSVYVVANFKETQLSEMRVGQTVTMSIDAFPGKTLTGKVESFAPASGAEFSLLPPENATGNFTKIVQRVPVRIAVPADNQLSGLLRPGLSVGVAVDTREEGTGPLLASGIFGAAMAAEFRR, encoded by the coding sequence ATGCGCAAGCCCATCATCGTCGTCGCGGCCGTGGCCGCCATCGCTGCCGCCGGCTTTTTCGGCTACCGGTGGTGGACCGTCGACCGGTTCTTCGAGACCACCGACAACGCCTATGTGCAGAGCGACACCACCACGCTCAGCCCGCAGGTCGAGGGCGCGGTGACGGCGGTTCTGGTCACCGACAACCAGATGGTCAAGGCGGGCGACCCGTTGGTACGGATCGACGACCGCGACTACCGCGCCCAGTTGGCGCAGGCGAAGGCGGAGCTGTCGGCGCAGCAGGCGGCGCTGGCCTCGATCGAGCAGCAGCTGGCGCTGCAGGACGCGCTGATCGCCCAGGCCAAGGCCAGCGTCGACCAGGCGGAGGCGACCCTGACCCAGTCCGGCAACGACCTGGAGCGGGCGCGCCGGCTGTGGGAAACGCGCAACGGCAGCCAGCAGGCTTTCGAGACCGCCGACACCGACCACAAGCGTGCCGAGGCGGCGCTGGCCAGCGCCCGGGCGGCCCTAACCAACCAGCAGGGCCAGACCGCAATCCTGCAGGCCTCGCGCCGGCAGGCCGAGGCCCAGATCGAGCGGCTGACCGCCGCGGTCGATCTCGCCCAGATCAGCCTCGACCGCACCGTGATCCACGCGCCGGTCGCCGGCGTCGTCGGCAACAAGGGGGTCGAGGTCGGGCAGTATGTCCGGCCCGGCACGCAGCTGCTGTCGATCGTGCCGCTGCCCAGCGTCTACGTCGTCGCCAACTTCAAGGAGACGCAGCTGTCCGAGATGCGGGTCGGCCAGACGGTGACGATGTCGATCGACGCCTTTCCGGGCAAGACCCTGACCGGCAAGGTCGAGAGCTTCGCCCCGGCCAGCGGCGCCGAGTTCAGCCTGCTGCCGCCGGAGAACGCGACCGGCAACTTCACCAAGATCGTGCAGCGCGTGCCGGTGCGCATCGCGGTGCCGGCCGACAACCAGCTGAGCGGCCTGCTGCGGCCCGGCCTGTCGGTCGGCGTCGCGGTCGACACGCGCGAGGAGGGCACGGGCCCGCTGCTGGCCAGCGGCATCTTCGGCGCCGCCATGGCTGCCGAGTTCCGACGGTGA
- a CDS encoding DHA2 family efflux MFS transporter permease subunit produces the protein MSTTTADALPAPAPASAAGPAAPKRAGAGTRETIGFFTMVVGMFMAILDIQIVSSSISEIQAGLAASPDEISWVQTAYLIAEVVMIPLSGFLSRLLSTRILYAISAASFTLSSLACALAWNIESMIVFRALQGFLGGAMIPTVFAASFILFPPERRAGISVLIGLVATMAPTIGPTLGGYLTQAFSWHWLFLINIVPGVLVTTGVWFLVKFDRPNLELLKGFDFAGLALMALFLGSLEYVFEEGPRWDWFEDRSIFTFAVIGTIAGLGFFARVLSARNPIVDLRAFADRNFSLGCLYSLIIGVGLYGAVYIVPLFLARVRGLNSLQIGEIMFVTGVFQFISAPLAGALSRKLDLRLMLAIGLVAFGTGVYMMTWITADWSFWELFWPQAVRGVSLMLLFLPINTLALGTLPPDKIKNASGLYNLMRNLGGAFGLAGINTVMIDRAALHGSRIAEHVTLTNPQVQATVDNFSQMFTSAGLGNPDLAAVKMLDNMVLKQAQVLTFADCFLLMALLFYAGLLLMPLLRAPKPAGPGGGGGGH, from the coding sequence GTGAGCACCACCACCGCCGACGCGCTGCCGGCCCCGGCCCCGGCCTCAGCCGCTGGCCCGGCGGCGCCGAAGCGCGCCGGCGCCGGCACGCGCGAGACGATCGGGTTCTTCACCATGGTCGTCGGCATGTTCATGGCGATCCTGGACATCCAGATCGTCTCCAGCTCGATCAGCGAGATACAGGCCGGGCTCGCCGCCAGCCCGGACGAGATCAGCTGGGTGCAGACCGCCTATCTGATCGCCGAGGTGGTGATGATCCCGCTCTCGGGGTTCCTCTCCCGCCTGCTGTCGACCCGGATCCTCTACGCAATCTCCGCGGCCAGCTTCACCCTGTCCAGCCTGGCCTGCGCCCTGGCCTGGAACATCGAATCCATGATCGTGTTCCGGGCGCTGCAGGGCTTCCTGGGCGGGGCGATGATCCCGACCGTCTTCGCCGCCTCCTTCATCCTGTTCCCGCCTGAGCGGAGGGCCGGCATCTCGGTGCTGATCGGCCTGGTCGCGACCATGGCGCCGACCATCGGGCCGACGCTGGGCGGCTATCTGACCCAGGCCTTCTCCTGGCACTGGCTGTTCCTGATCAACATCGTGCCGGGCGTGCTGGTGACCACCGGCGTGTGGTTCCTGGTCAAATTCGACAGGCCGAATCTCGAGCTGCTCAAGGGCTTCGACTTCGCCGGGCTGGCGCTGATGGCGCTGTTCCTCGGCAGCCTCGAATACGTGTTCGAGGAAGGGCCGCGCTGGGACTGGTTCGAGGACCGGTCGATCTTCACCTTCGCGGTGATCGGGACGATCGCCGGGCTAGGCTTCTTCGCCCGGGTGCTGAGCGCGCGGAACCCGATCGTCGACCTGCGCGCCTTCGCCGACCGCAACTTCTCGCTCGGCTGCCTGTACAGCCTGATCATCGGCGTCGGCCTCTACGGCGCGGTCTACATCGTGCCCCTGTTCCTCGCCCGGGTGCGCGGCCTGAACAGCCTGCAGATCGGCGAGATCATGTTCGTCACCGGCGTGTTCCAGTTCATCTCGGCACCGCTGGCCGGCGCGTTGTCGAGGAAGCTGGACCTGCGGCTGATGCTCGCCATCGGCCTCGTCGCCTTCGGCACCGGGGTCTACATGATGACCTGGATCACCGCCGACTGGAGCTTCTGGGAGCTGTTCTGGCCGCAGGCGGTCCGCGGCGTGTCGCTGATGCTGCTCTTCCTGCCGATCAACACACTGGCACTCGGCACCCTGCCGCCCGACAAGATCAAGAACGCGTCGGGCCTCTACAACCTGATGCGCAATCTCGGCGGCGCCTTCGGCTTGGCCGGCATCAACACGGTGATGATCGACCGCGCGGCGCTGCACGGCTCGCGCATCGCCGAGCACGTCACCCTGACCAACCCGCAGGTGCAGGCGACGGTCGACAATTTCAGCCAGATGTTCACCTCGGCCGGCCTCGGCAACCCGGATCTCGCCGCGGTGAAGATGCTGGACAACATGGTGCTGAAGCAGGCGCAGGTTCTGACCTTCGCCGACTGCTTCCTCTTGATGGCGCTCCTGTTCTATGCCGGGCTGCTGCTGATGCCGCTCTTGCGCGCGCCGAAGCCGGCCGGACCCGGCGGCGGTGGTGGCGGGCACTGA